The Tenrec ecaudatus isolate mTenEca1 chromosome 14, mTenEca1.hap1, whole genome shotgun sequence genome contains a region encoding:
- the CCNB1IP1 gene encoding E3 ubiquitin-protein ligase CCNB1IP1: MSMCEDMLLCNYRKCRVKLSGYAWVTACSHIFCDQHGSGEFSRSPAICPACNSTLSGKLDIVRTELSPSEEYKAMVLAGLRPEIVLDISSRALAFWTYQVHQERLYQEYNFSKAEGHLKQMEKIYTQQIQSKDVELTSMKGEVTSMKKVLEEYKKKFSDISEKLMERNRQYQKLQGLYDSLRLRNITIANQEGTLEPSMIAQSGVFGIPLGSHPKFPLDNTPVRSRGGGDGDFQFKPFFVGSPTAPEPSTSFFSFVSPSHEVDKQQISSRAFKIKRI, from the exons ATGTCTATGTGTGAAGACATGCTGCTTTGTAATTATCGAAAGTGTCGTGTTAAACTCTCTGGTTACGCTTGGGTAACTGCCTGCTCTCACATCTTCTGTGATCAGCACGGCAGTGGTGAATTTAGTCGCTCACCAGCCATCTGCCCTGCCTGCAACAGCACCCTTTCTGGAAAGCTAGATATTGTCCGCACAGAACTCAGCCCATCAGAGGAATACAAAGCTATGGTGTTGGCAGGACTGCGACCAGAGATTGTGTTGGACATTAGTTCCCGAGCACTGGCCTTCTGGACCTACCAG GTACATCAGGAACGACTCTATCAAGAATACAATTTCAGCAAGGCTGAGGGTCACTTGAAACAGATGGAGAAGATCTATACTCAGCAAATACAGAGCAAGGATGTAGAATTGACCTCTATGAAAGGAGAGGTCACTTCCATGAAGAAAGTCCTAGAGGAATACAAGAAAAAGTTTAGTGACATCTCTGAGAAGCTCATGGAACGCAATCGGCAATATCAGAAACTCCAGGGCCTCTATGACAGCCTTAGGCTACGAAATATCACTATTGCTAACCAAGAAGGCACTCTTGAACCATCTATGATTGCCCAGTCTGGTGTTTTTGGCATCCCATTAG GGAGCCACCCCAAGTTTCCTTTGGACAATACGCCAGTTAGAAGTCGGGGCGGTGGAGATGGAGATTTTCAATTCAAACCATTTTTTGTGGGTTCCCCCACAGCGCCCGAACCCAGCACCAGCTTTTTCAGTTTTGTCTCTCCAAGTCATGAAGTAGACAAACAGCAAATCTCCAGTAGAGCCTTCAAAATAAAGAGAATTTAG